The genomic stretch TTAGCTTAAgttaataaagtgtccagtccTGCAGAACCAGGCTTTTGAGAAAACACATTGGGCCTTTACAGAATAGGCTTAAACCGTACTAAGTGTTTGCACAAATATAAGACCTGTTTCATTAACCCAAGTGATTATATCCTTAAAGACAGAAATGTGATTAATGTAAGCAACTaggtgtgtttcctctgggtgtatTTACTGGACATACCTTTCAGATATTTCATTTTTGAATTAAAATTGTGTCACTTTCCAAAACAGTTGAgagattttagattttaaaacagATCCAAATGAAAAGGTGCATATTTCTTGATGGCATCCTTGTGttaatgtaagtgtgtgtgtgtgtgctattctgggattgtggtgtgttttgtTACAGATgaaagctggagctgtgtgagagaggaAATGGCCGCCTGTGCTGGTTTGTAAACTTGGCTCTAATCGGAGAATCCGTTTGGCACCTTCCAACACAACAGGAAACGCCTATTTACCCCCAACAGGCCTTTCACCCTGAAAAGCCCCTTTCACCCCCAAAGAGGACCAGCCCACTAAAAAACCTCATTCACCCCAAACACACcctttcacccaaaaaacctTGTTTACACAAAATGCCCAACAGACCCACAACATCCCAGTCCTCCCAAACATCCCCTTTATACACAGTGCGTCCAAGAAAACATTTCCTCAtttcataaataataaacagtaaaatgttGTTTACACTATATTCTGTCTTTCCTGATAAtgagacaataaataaacacatgaccAAATAATAACCAAACTCAAGTCTTTGCGGTTTTGCTTTATTACCCAGTCAATGGGTTTTTATTAGCTTTTCTTAaggaatattaaatatatgccTCAAATAATTTCAGTGGAAGTACTCTGTAAGAACTGTACATAGATATGCAAAGAGTCAAAAAGATATTACAGTTCAAGACCAGCTAGAATGATATATATCTATGCTCATACAATGACTAGAAATGAAAATTCATTGTCTTCAGTGTCCATTTCCACTCTTTAGCTAGGTCTGCCAGGCCAATGCAGtgtacagctcaacacacttggaggagaacacttgGGGTAACAAATGATGTTAGGAGTATAGTTTATTAACCCAAACCTCACTCAATTAGCAACCACAACTATGTAAAATTAGGAAACACTGTTGCTGCAGATGCTCAGATGATCCAGATGAATGAAGCTGAAGATGATCCCTCCATAGGTGAgtgttataataaaataatatccaGATGACGTTTaccataaataaattattacagCATATTGAatacagcatgttttttttaatcctttaaTAATATCTAGTTGatgagaaatgtgaaatattcaacaAACAGTCTAAATATACGTTCTGGTGTCTAGTTTATACCACTGAACACGAATGATGTTAATGTGATGGCtgtataaaataagaaaatgataGATGACTTGTGATCTTGTGAAACTTTTGAAATGAAGGCTATATAACTTACATTATCTTCCTTTTCCTTGTTCCTGCTTAAAGCTTTAAGTCCTGTCCTGTGAAAGCTGTCTTCTTTCCAACTGAATCCCAATCACCTCCTTAAACCCTCTGTAGTAAACTATGTGAGGTATTTTTCAATGCATTGATTGTCCAGGATGGAACTGTGGCTGAATCCCAAATGGCTCTTTCCTAGAGAAAGTGTCTCTGTCTGAAAGGTAGCAACCTCTACAACACGCTGTCTTTGCTGTCTGATGAGGCACTGCCCTAGAAAGTGGAGTTTTGACACACATGGAGTTTTGAATCACATCTGAGACACACAGGCAGTTAAAGGCCATGATGTATCAGAATACCGACACGCTAATGCTTGCTAGCCTGAATAATTACAACTTCTGGAGACAATGGAGCAGAAACATGTGATGTGTTGACTTTTTCTGGTCAGAAGCTGTACAGACATTTAGCGAGGTtcaccacatttttttttaaccaatccTGCTGACTTTAAACCAAGCAGCAACTTAATCTTTGGGATTAAGACAACACTAGgttatatttttaccttaaaatcacagcttcaaactgattttgatgcttcactgacttgtaaataaggagaatagagtctctgtcATTCCAACTCTGTGTTCAGCACCACAAAAAGTGCTGTACGTAATTTTTGGAAGGTAGAGTAGTGAATTACACTCTCTAACATTAGAGAgagcccagaagcaaaaataccaTAATGTATACCTGGTGTTTCTCTAACATAATGTTACATAGTTTTATCATACAGCAACTCCAGACTAAacctcctgttctctctctactgccctctagtgttcaTGTAGTGACTCCACTCCATTTCTCTTAAACTCAAACATATGCCCTTTAAAAATTATGGAAAAAATTGGTCAAACCTGAAGGTGGTAAAGGGAATGAGCAGTACCTTGTGCCATGTTCCTCACCTACATGCTCAAACACCACCATCCAGTCAGAGATTAGTGTTAACATGAGATTTACACAGTAACAAAATGTGGTGGTTTGCTAACACAAGAAAAGCACTAGTCACCTCTCCttaaacacaggaagaacacacattTTCCAAAGTAAGCGTTtgctttttatatattattttccaGCAGGGTTTGAACAACACATTCCTCAAGGATGTTGAGAAGGTTAAATCTGACAAGACCCTGTCTCTCCTCTGTTTTCCGATGGACTGGGGATGGTCTCTGTTCACTGGGACAGACTCAGGGACTGATGACTTGGCAGTCAGTGAGTCTACTTCCTGTTAGCTGTGTTAATAATGGAGAGTACTTCCTGTTTGAGTCCAGCCACAGAAAGGCGCGCAGGACAAGTTTGAGTctgatttcttctttttttgtccTCCGTCTTCTGACTACGAGTGTGTTACTGTCCAGTGTTTAGCTGAAGGCAGTtacagtggtgtgttctctgttgaCTGTGGTTCCCTCGTAATTGGTTGACaggtttaaacttttgatcagTTGTCTGGTTACTGACTGACCTGTATAAGCTGCTTATTGGTTGTTTGGTATAATGCTTGATTGGTTGCCTGGTTACTGGTTGACGTTTACAAGATGCTGATTGGTTGTTTGGCTACCGACTAAATTTTATAAGGTCCTAATTGATTTTCTGGTTACCGGTCAAATTTTTTAAAGCttgtaatttgtttgtttattggttAATTTTTATAAGGTTTTGATTGGCTGTCTGGTTTCAGGTTGACGTTTATAAGGTGCTGAAGGGCTTTTTTGTTACTGATTGAAATGTAAATGCCAGTGATTAGTTTTCTGTTTACTTGCTGATTTGTATGAGCTTATTATTGGTTGTCTGTTTACTGGTTGTTTTGTATAAGAGTGATGATTGGTTGTCTGTTTACTGGTTGACTTGGATAAGGTGTTTATTGGTTGTGTGTTTACTGGCTGACTTGTATAACATGTTGATTGACTTCATCCTCCATGTGGTTTGAATTCCTGTATCTGTTTCTCCTGTTGGGTCGGACACTGGATACCCAGGATGACACAGTAAGAGCAAAACGAATCAGAACCAGTCCCAGACAGGGCATGTCTGTGGCCACAGCAATCTCAGAGAACAGGGCATGGTCTCGGGGCATATCACTGCTGTTTTCAAAGTCCCGGACCACTGCAAGGATCTCCTGGCGCTCTGCTTGCTGAACCATACCTCTGACATTCAACACAGCAGAAACATGCTtcctcctgagagagagagagagagagagagattagctaaaatggtgtttgtgaccaggaccaatcatccaacattagaGCCTCATCTCATAAATACATATAAGGTTGAATAcaataaaatcctcacagcagtgttccgaAACAGCAGAAAAGCAGAGGCTGTCACTGCAGCAGAGGAACACCCTCCTGACTAATGCCCTTCAGTTCAGATGAGCAAGTGTCTGCATACTTTCGTCCGTTTGGTGACACACTCCGTCAACAACAGGaagcagtgggtccagagatgAGTTTGATCTCTTTAAGCCACTCTGACaggcttcagtgtgtgtgtgtgtgtgtgtatgtgtgtgtgtgtgtgttaggagtgTGGCACCAGTTAGTTTCCTGCAACCATGCAAGAACAGGAAGTACTCCACAGCTACTTCCTGTCTGCTGCAGAGTGTTGTGCGTCAGCAACCAGGAGCACTGCCAGACccctctgcacacacacactactcataCTACACAGACTTACTATGTAACCTCGAGTACATGTAGTTTAGCAAAATATCAATTTGTACTTAGATTTAGGACCCTCTAgctctgtgcacacacacacgcagctgGAGCAGTCAATCATACACATCTTCAGAACCATAAAGAGGACTACCCTACAGCATTCTCTCATTCatgttctctttgtctctctctctttctcactctaaGTCTCTCTtgatctctgtctctgtttttgtttgtaaaacAAATAATCAGCTGCTTTGTCCCACATtctcttgtttctacacacaaacacagagagagagagagagagagagtctttcATTAATTTTGTGGACTTTCTCTGTGCTTATATCTAACTAATACTACCTTAAACCAAACcccaaccctaaacctaaccttaacatgtcttcaccttaaaatgtattgactgatgttatttgtatatttttgtccCCATTATGAGTCAAGCCTCCACATTTTGATTATGTAAAGATTTTGGTCCCCACCACGTCACACACTCAGTTATCTAAATATTACCAGACAATACAAGATTTATTTCTCGTTTATCGTTCCAAAGTACACAGGTTTTATTCAGAGAGTGAAAACAGGAGTAAACGAGCAGTAAACACTCATTGTGGCTCTGATTATTTGCTTTAGAGTTTAATGAACTCTTTTCCTGTTATGTTTGTCTCTTCAGTTTTAGCCTGTCGTAATTTTCATCAACTTtcctgtattttgcttttttttctttcttttcctgtaGTGTTATATACACCGACCACCCATAATATGAAAGTCatgtctttgtttctacactgaaTTTTAGGGCTTAAATGTTATTTCTGATCATTTTGGCTAAAACTGTGTAACATTTTTCACTGGTAATTTTTaggtttaaaaataagttttttttttattatgttttgtttaatgtatcatttaaatttaaaaaatcaaacattctctttttcatgttattattataactgTTGCACTGTATtaaaactgtcattttaatCAAAGATATATAACATAaaaattattagtattattactAATGCTAAGTTCACAGTTGCTAACAtcgaaatcaccatctttaaatgttCTAAACAAAAACTCACATCTATCTTTGgataggttattttttgttgaataaaatgacaattatcaTTTTTGATACTACACAAGAGTtactataaaatgacaaaagagcaggggaATTACAAGGGcatattacacaaaaaaacactttaaaaattatttgtacaCCCTAATAGAAGCACTGATGGTACAGTAGATGCCCACAATGTGTAACATTGGTTGGTGTTCACATACTTTTGTCCATAAagtctatacacacacacttagtggAAACTGGCATGGAGATGTCCCTCGAAGGGCTGAGGGTCTATTTTCAGCGAGACATTCAGACATTCTTGAGAGTTCAGGAAGGTGAAGTGTTGAGaaaaacagtgagtgtgtgagggagggaaGGGCAGGGTCAGGAGGTTTTACTTCTTTCATGAATGAAGAGCGTCTGTGACGGACAGAGCTCTGACCCACACTCTTCCGCCCAGCAGCTCCACGCCACTCAGTCgttaaaaaaatgatgaaatgctGAAGTTAAAGGGGTGAAGTGGAGATAACACCTGAAAAACGAGCGCTCGTTTCCGgcctctctctatatataacATCCTGtaagccgtgtgtgtgtgtgtgtgtgtgtgtgtgtgtgtgaatgagagagagagagagagggagagtgtatgGAATgtgcaaatatgtgcatatgttCATTTTAACAATAGcctgtgcatgtatgtgtgtgtgtgtgtgtgagagagagagagagaaaaaggagagagggagtgtgagagTATGGAAAGTGCAAGTATGcacaaatattcataataacAGCCTGTGTGTCCTGTGCACATGCATTTTAAATTAAGAAGGAATCAACCGATGAGAATTCTCTTGTTTTCACCAGGccatataataaaattaaatatggtCTCAAATAGGTCCCTGCGGAGTTGCGAGAGTGGTTTTGCAAAATTATATGATTGTAGCTTGAAGGGCAGCTCCTCTGGATCATTGGTGAATAGTGGTGATTAGTCTCTTGTGCCGGCACATCATCATCCtatgaccaatcatcatcccctCTAAACCCATTCCTTCAGCAAGGGGAGACAGAACTCATAGTGGAATTAAACTGTAGGGGGCCCTGCAGGGACGCCTCCTTTATTCAATTGACACAGAAGGGTTTTGGTGGATCGAAGTGTATCGACTAAAACTGCAGGGTGTTACAGGATGAAACGTtgggagcttgtgtctgattggctccacTGGATGTTGTGAGAGGAGTTATAACCTAACAGTTCTCAAGTTGAgagactgggtgtgtgtttctTACCGTATATCTGGGAACTCCTTGACCAGTACTCCAACCTCCATCTGAATAGAGGGCGTGTCCTCCAGGAGGATGATGTCAGCAAGGTGTCCAATCACGTTATCCAGCCATGAACAAGTGGACTCCTGATAGAGAGAGacaaatactcattaattcattgtctgaaaccgcttatccagttcagggtcgctgtgggttcggagcctacccagaatcactgggtgcaaggcaggaacacaccctggagggggcgccagtccttcacagggcaacacacacacacacacacacacttttgagttggcAATTCtcccaccaatgtgtgttttttggactgtgggaggaaactggagcacccggaggaaacccaaatgcttggagaatacaccaaccccttcacagaaagtcacctggtgccggaaccctcaacctccaggtccctggagctgcatgactgcaacactgcctgctgcaccaccgtgccgccccgagagacaaacataaaaagaaaaaagtgaggAAAGAAAAGACAAATAATAGagtaaaaagaagagaaggagagataaaacaagaaagagaatgagacacAGAGGGATagaagaaaaaagaatgaataaaggagaaaaacagaaagagagaaagaaagaggaaagagaaagagatgaagaaaggaaggaatggtggagagagaggaataaaaaataaagagagacaAAGGACAGATagaaatagagaaaagaaagaaaaacagaaaaaagagacagagagggtggGGTTTGTGTTAGAGTTAAATTTGTTGTCCTGTGATGGTCAGTGTCCAACATTGACCTTTAACACGGTGTTCTTGAGTCTCACATCAGCGTTAACTATGAATATCCTCCTACAGTCTGACATgcgcatacacacatacacattcacacatgcgcatacacacacaccctcatgcacacacacacacacacacacacacattaaatatcCTCCATATTCTCAAAGGACTAAAAACTGGTTTTCTTCATTTCCGTAAAAACCCTCAGCACAAGGGAGAGCCTTCAAAGACAGCAGGCAGGAAGTGGCTGAACTGTTGACTTCCTGTTTTGAATGAAGATGATGGACGAGTGATTGAAGTGGAGCAGAGGACGAACCATAACAACAACACCAGCTGAAAACAGTTGACTTAGTCTTAGGGTTTTCCCTCTGGATTTTCACTGTCACAAACATTGTGTAAGATCTGAGTGCAGTGCCCAGGTCTGTAGGAGCGGTTGGTCAATGCAGTGAGGGTCGATCCAACCGTGGGCAGAAACACTCCTGAGAGACCGCCACATCATCCCATTCACTATCACtgcagctcaacacgcttggaggagaacactagctgccaattcttttaaatgttacataTGCTGTGTCTAAAACAtttttcactatatagtgcactattttggggttctgctATTTTGTAGTAGTGTACAAAAaaagtggacaattttcagtgcacttaaacaatcccacaataCACTGCACAAATTAGTGTACAAACCATATTCACTAGTGGCTAGTGAATACCCACAAGCCACTGCAGTGTTTGGTTAAAACCCCCCATGAGATTCATTTCTCCTGAATTCAATTCCCTATAATATTGCACTACACAGTGAGCCATTTCAAACACAGCAATAGTGTGTGTTGAAGCCtatgtataatgtgtgtgtgtgtatataccagGTCTTTGAAGAGGGCTTTGAGCTGTTTGGCCTCATCCTGCAGACGGTAGGCCAATCTCTTTCTCATTTTGAGAGACGTGCAGATGACCCGCCCCCTCATGATCGCACGGACATACTCCACCATCACCCTCCTGTGCACCTCATTCACCAGAGTCTgccaaataataattaatctgTCAATCAGTAATCTGTCTGTCAATTGTGATGTCGTTCAATAAATCAaatgatatgtattttttaagtCAAAACCCATCTTTACAGctaatttcaaataaaaatccctctgacttgtggttgtgtgtgtaaaaagtatttatcacattgtggggaccaaaacctgtttacacactgatgtggtggggtttgttttccttgttttttaaGGTGGGAACATGTTTTAAGGTTGTGTTAAGGTTATGGTTAAGCTACAAGTGCTTAGGGAAAGGATTAATGACAAGTTTCcacaaaatgtatgaaaatcaATGACAATTCACAGCTAcatgactgtgtatgtgtgtgtgagagagagagagagagagagagagagagagagagagagagagagcgagagagagagaatacacgAGTGTACCTGATACGGAGGGCAGTCCATCCTGCGGAATTTTTTAAAGTGCTGTTTGATGGAGGCCTCAATGCTCTCGTACGCCTCAGTGTTGTTCAACCACTTTTTCCTCAGCAGCTTATCAAAGAAGGGCTACAGATACAAAACAGCATCAGATactgatacagagagagagtgtgtgtgtgtgtgtgtgtgtgtgtgtgtgtgtgtaagattgCCTAATTTGATTGTCCTCACCCGTATGCTCTCGAACAGTCTGTCGGTCAGCACTCGGACAGATTGGTTGATGATGCGTTCGAGGGATGAGTGTGCTCTCTGAGACGAGTCTTCACTGCCCAAAGGATCACACTGTCTACAGCGCTCCACAAaactcctgcacacacacacacacacacacacacacacacacacacacaaattacaaCAGGGTGTAAAAGCGTACTCCAACTCTGATATTGTCATGATCCAAAAACATGCATTATTTTGTTCACTACATCATCTGAACAGAGCTGCTgtcctttacactgtgtgaaacttATATGATGAATTGAccaccaatagaaatgctccaaatgctcaattacttggaataaaatattttacatagatttccactgaaatttaagatgtttttttccttctttaaagTAACAAATCTCCTTAATCTGGCAAATATCATTTCAGACCATTTCCCATTGGTCTAATCATCATTAAATATCCACCTATAAACCAAGTCCAGTGTCTGGATCTGTACCTGAATGGAGGAACACAGTTCACCAGGGCGATGGTCCGAGATACATAACCATCCCCTCTGTCTCCAAACTCTAACTGAGTCTCATGAAACATCTCAACCTTCCTCTggaaactaaacacacacacacacacacacatacacatacacacatttaattGTGAGCATTACAAAAACCATTTTTTAATGTATGACAAACTTCATTTTCATCCTCCTCACCTGTGCAGGAAGTCAGCGAGGCCACTGAGAGTGCATCTGGCCACTCGAGCACCCAACAACTGGCTTACAGATGTGGATCGGTCCAAGTCCACTTTCagcctctacacacacacacacacacacacacacacacacacacacttgttagGACACATGGACAAACAGAGGGAATCCAGTGCGTAGCTGTTTCCAAACAACAGACACTCAACAGAGTCAGAAAAGatttaatagtgtgtgtgtgtgtgtgttacctgtatAATAGAACGTGCCAGGCCTGTCTGGTATTCTTCTATTTGCAGTGTCTGAGCCCACCGCTTCTCTTCGTCCTCCAGAACCTGGCTCAGTTCTGTAGTTAGTTTATCCTAAACACAGATATTAGAGCAACCATCACAACCCACACAGTCATGTTTACAAACATCTATTTACTGCCATTAATCACAGCCTCTGTGTAATTTCTCCTGCAGCTCCCACTCATCAGTGCCAGCTCTTTATGGAGATGACTGTAATTACAGCAGAGAGTCAGAGCTTAGGATTCCTCACATTGAAGATCCAGAGCAGATCTTCCAAGTGATCTACACTGAGGTGCTTGCAcactgtccatggtgctgaactCCGACCTCATTTCAGTTCCATGTCAGATAAATAGTtacaagataaaaataatgcttcaATTCTTTACCCAGACGGTATTGAGACACTCCTGTTCCAGTCGGTCGATGACTTCAGCCGGTAACAGAGGCTCCAGAGTAGCACAGTCTATGGAACCCATCGCTCGGATTGTTGCCAGCACATCCCTGAAACACACAACCATTCAATTACAATCAGACCGAAACAAACTCCACTACAACACTACACTCAGCATGAGTAGAATAACACTGCAGTCCAGGGTTTGATGTCTTTGTGCTTTACACAAAGTGCAATCTGATGAGCTCTTgctggtgtgtgtttctgtcctgTATGTTGCTACATACagggactattctcagtccagcagtgacactgagtgctttaaaaactacagcagcactgctgtgtctgatccattcataacagcataacacacactaacacaccaccaccacattagtATCATTGCAGCACTGAGGATAATCCACCACTTAAATCATACCTCCTCTgtggggtcctgatcattgaacaTCAGGGTGAAATAGGGACAAATCATGCAGagaaacaaatggactacagtgtgtaattgtagaacaacaaagtgctcccCTATGATCAGATGGTAAATATTCCTAATCCTTTGATCATTCAATCTTTGGGTGTGTGAGTTTCTACCTGTTGTAGCTGTTGTAGATCCAGTCGAGCAGTGAGTAGATGTCGGTGATCTGCACTGGGCCGGAGGTGATGCTCTTCAGGCGCCTGGCCACAGCTTTGTGGTAACTCTGCAGGTAAACCTGGAGCACTGAGAAATCGGTGGGATACACTGCCACCACGTTCCTCCTGACCGCATCCATGTCCTCCACCACTCTGCCTCTCAGCCGCTCCAGGAATACACCCAACTGCCCTGCGGGCACGCCCCCTGGCTGCGGCAGCGACCAATCAGCTGCTTCGCCCACCGCCTCCGTCCATTTCTGCCTCAGCTTCCTTGGCCTCTTGCTGAGGCGGGCCGCCTCGTGGAGATCCGACTGGGCCCCCTCACAGAGATCAGACTGGTCCCCCTCGTGCATGTCAGACTGGTCCCCCTCGCGGAGCTCAGATTGGGCCTCCTGCCGCAGTTTCCACAGGTGGTCTGTATGCTCCTCCTGCTGGATGACGAGGACCACAAGGCCAAGCTGGGGGCCAGCACATGGTTGTCGTAGTGACTCTCGAACCACGTCCCACATCTCTCTCTGCAGTGCTTCGTACAGCAGCTCCACGTCTTTTACTTTGCGTAGGCTAGCATCCCATGGACTGGGCGCCTCTTCCTCACAGAGCCCCGCCATTAGGGGGAGCCGAATTGGGGTGGAGATAATTGGTGGGGTCATGGCAGTGGGTGTGGTTGCAGTGGGCGGGGTTTGGGTGAAGAGGGTGGGGTCCAGAGCGCATTCTCTCTCCAGCTCCTGGATGTGGGTGTCAGCCAGGAGCAGGTCCCTCTGGTTCACCAGCTGCAGAATCTCTAGGACTGTGACAGAAAAACATAATCAGATCAAAACAATATTCTACTTATAAaagaattatgtaaatatatgcaaatgaacaACAAAATAGCAGTAACAATGAAGAAGAGGGAGATGATGGACTGCGAAGTGATTGTTTTATAGCAGTCCTTATTGACAGCAGGGAAATCCACAAACAATGATATGCAAAACCcaaacaagaaaaataacaaaggaacacaaacaaacaagaaaatcaAACAATGACTGTCAGAAATGAACCAAACAAACAGCAGACAGCGTTGAGCAGAGCTCCGCAACATTAGGAAAACAACATTAAGCCAAAGGGCTCCAGACGGACCCAGTCGTTGAAACGTTGGCCCCCAATCACCAGGAGATCACAAGTTTAGTCTTCAGGGATGCCTCAGCTATTGAAGCTGGGACTGGGTGAGGTGAGGTGAGGTGGGTTGGATGGACtgggagacagtgagagtgagaacaagagacagagaggaagagagattgcgagacagagggagagagacaaataaaaaaaagtagcaGAGTACACATTCTGCTGGGTGTTTTGGTATTCATGGTTCTATATGAGACCACTGCTGGGAGGGGGGGTTGTTGGGGTGAgagctgggggggggggcagtcaTCTTCACGCTGTGGCAGCTCTTAAACCTCCCAATATGTAAAGGAATCTGACAATCGGCGATTTCATTTCCTGTCTGAGCGCTGGCGTCTGATAGGCTAATGACTCAATAGGACCCCGCAGCCAGACAGTTAAGGGTGAGTCCAAATGTGAATGGAACCCACTTCCAGCTTggtaatgtctctctctctctctaattttcCCTcttcacacacaaatatacaggtCCAAGC from Hoplias malabaricus isolate fHopMal1 chromosome 2, fHopMal1.hap1, whole genome shotgun sequence encodes the following:
- the exoc3l2a gene encoding tumor necrosis factor alpha-induced protein 2 — encoded protein: MPVLKKLPGRSKCNHDNSETVLKTNQGSGEMVLRSNQGNGEMVLKNNHGNDEMMLKSNHSNGELILPPSSLNPFEDGDGDTMMSLRDGEALENEVNAELHGGSKVSERSRGGLPLRGTLERICSSSTVKTLGKLSKGLRITGRNLRSSTLPATPTSAKEKEKDKKKKKNHRRASEEIMTLLRLAGRRKNSERRESLPVGDLNGDEDDEDAHRRPSFLRSLSKLCGDSLTNRNSQDAERESPEEEPPVKRREPLSVLEILQLVNQRDLLLADTHIQELERECALDPTLFTQTPPTATTPTAMTPPIISTPIRLPLMAGLCEEEAPSPWDASLRKVKDVELLYEALQREMWDVVRESLRQPCAGPQLGLVVLVIQQEEHTDHLWKLRQEAQSELREGDQSDMHEGDQSDLCEGAQSDLHEAARLSKRPRKLRQKWTEAVGEAADWSLPQPGGVPAGQLGVFLERLRGRVVEDMDAVRRNVVAVYPTDFSVLQVYLQSYHKAVARRLKSITSGPVQITDIYSLLDWIYNSYNRDVLATIRAMGSIDCATLEPLLPAEVIDRLEQECLNTVWDKLTTELSQVLEDEEKRWAQTLQIEEYQTGLARSIIQRLKVDLDRSTSVSQLLGARVARCTLSGLADFLHSFQRKVEMFHETQLEFGDRGDGYVSRTIALVNCVPPFRSFVERCRQCDPLGSEDSSQRAHSSLERIINQSVRVLTDRLFESIRPFFDKLLRKKWLNNTEAYESIEASIKQHFKKFRRMDCPPYQTLVNEVHRRVMVEYVRAIMRGRVICTSLKMRKRLAYRLQDEAKQLKALFKDLESTCSWLDNVIGHLADIILLEDTPSIQMEVGVLVKEFPDIRRKHVSAVLNVRGMVQQAERQEILAVVRDFENSSDMPRDHALFSEIAVATDMPCLGLVLIRFALTVSSWVSSVRPNRRNRYRNSNHMEDEVNQHVIQVSQ